Within Candidatus Methylomirabilota bacterium, the genomic segment CGGCGTGCTGCGGACGGCGCCGTTCGATCTCGCCGACGACGAGCGCGCATGAGCTTCGATCTCGACGCGTACATGAAGGAGCGCCTGGCCGCGGTCGACGCCGCCCTCGACGTCTTCCTGCCCCCCGAGACCCAGCGGCCGGAGACCCTGCACAAGGCGATGCGCTACAGCGTGTTCGCGGGCGGCAAGCGGCTCCGGCCGATCCTGGTGATGGCCGGCGCGGAGGCGGTGGGCGGCGCGGCCGAGCAGGTGATACCGACGGCCTGCGCGATGGAGCTGATCCACACGTATTCGCTCGTGCACGACGACCTGCCCGCGATGGACAACGACGACTTCCGCCGCGGCGTCCCCACCAACCACAAGGTCTTCGGCGAGGCCACCGCGATCCTCGCGGGCGACGCGCTGCTGACCCTCGCCTTCCGCCTGGTCGCCGACAACGTGCGCCAGACCAACCGGAGCGCGCTGGAGGTCGTCGTGGACATCGCGGACGCGGCCGGCCACGGCGGCATGGTGGCCGGCCAGGTCGCCGACCTCGAGGCCGAAGGCCGGCAGGTCGGCGCCGAGACGGTGGATTACATCCACACCCACAAGACCGGCGCGCTCATCCGCACGTCGCTGCGCGTGGGCGCGCGGCTCTGCGGCGCGACCGCCGAGCAGGTGCACACCCTCAGCGTGGCGGGCGCCGACCTCGGGCTGGCGTTCCAGATCGTCGACGACATCCTCGACGTGGTGGCCAGCTCGGAAGAGCTGGGCAAGACCGCGGGCAAGGACCAGATCCAGCAGAAGGCGACCTATCCCGCCATCCACGGCCTCGAGGCCTCCCGGGCCCGCGCGCGGGACCTCATCGACGAGGCCGACGCGGCGCTGGCCGCGCTGGGGCCCCGGGCCGAGCCCATTCGCGCCCTCGGGCGCTTCATCCTCGAGCGGAAGGCCTGAGCCATGTCCGAGATCCGTACGACCCACGCCCGTGAAGTGCTGGACTCGCGTGGCAACCCCACCGTCGAGGTCGACATGTGGCTCGATTCGGGCGCCTTCGGGCGCGCGATCGTGC encodes:
- a CDS encoding farnesyl diphosphate synthase, with the protein product MSFDLDAYMKERLAAVDAALDVFLPPETQRPETLHKAMRYSVFAGGKRLRPILVMAGAEAVGGAAEQVIPTACAMELIHTYSLVHDDLPAMDNDDFRRGVPTNHKVFGEATAILAGDALLTLAFRLVADNVRQTNRSALEVVVDIADAAGHGGMVAGQVADLEAEGRQVGAETVDYIHTHKTGALIRTSLRVGARLCGATAEQVHTLSVAGADLGLAFQIVDDILDVVASSEELGKTAGKDQIQQKATYPAIHGLEASRARARDLIDEADAALAALGPRAEPIRALGRFILERKA